A window of Exiguobacterium sp. FSL W8-0210 contains these coding sequences:
- the tdh gene encoding L-threonine 3-dehydrogenase: protein MTKLVTTVEETATTKTMRALVKEERGFGAALKEVSVPVPSRGEVLIRVEATSICGTDVHIYEWDAWAASRVNPPYVFGHEFSGEVVELGEGTKRLKLGDRVSAETHIVCHQCKQCLRGQYHICKNTKIIGVDTQGCFAEYVVMPEENLWVNPEDMPAGIASIQEPMGNAVHTVLASDVSAKTVAIVGCGPIGLMAVSVAKAVGAAEVVAIDVNPYRLELARTMGADVVIDSRHDDVLERIERMTDGDGIDVVCEMSGHPVAIRQAFEMVTAGGDVNILSLPVKPVEIDLTNHVVFKGVRVQGITGRKMYETWSQVSAFLSSGKVDVRPLITHTLPLERFEEGFELMRQGKCGKVVLQPRGTN from the coding sequence ATGACGAAATTAGTAACGACGGTAGAAGAGACGGCAACGACGAAAACGATGCGTGCACTCGTCAAAGAAGAGCGCGGATTCGGTGCGGCACTGAAAGAAGTATCGGTACCCGTACCGAGTCGTGGGGAAGTCTTGATTCGAGTCGAGGCAACATCGATCTGTGGAACGGACGTGCATATCTATGAGTGGGATGCGTGGGCAGCCTCGCGTGTCAATCCGCCGTATGTCTTCGGTCACGAGTTCTCGGGCGAAGTCGTCGAGCTTGGAGAAGGCACGAAACGCTTGAAGCTCGGTGACCGTGTCTCGGCGGAGACGCATATCGTCTGTCATCAATGTAAACAATGTCTTCGTGGTCAATATCATATCTGTAAGAACACGAAGATCATCGGTGTCGATACACAAGGTTGTTTTGCGGAATACGTCGTCATGCCGGAAGAAAACCTTTGGGTCAACCCGGAAGATATGCCAGCAGGGATCGCTTCGATTCAAGAGCCAATGGGCAATGCCGTCCATACGGTACTCGCGAGCGATGTCAGCGCGAAAACGGTCGCAATCGTCGGTTGTGGTCCGATTGGTCTGATGGCAGTTTCGGTCGCAAAAGCAGTCGGTGCGGCGGAAGTCGTCGCAATCGACGTCAATCCATATCGTCTTGAACTCGCACGGACGATGGGGGCGGATGTCGTCATAGATTCACGTCATGACGATGTCTTGGAGCGGATCGAGCGCATGACGGACGGGGATGGAATTGATGTCGTCTGTGAGATGAGTGGTCATCCGGTTGCGATTCGTCAAGCCTTCGAGATGGTGACAGCAGGTGGAGACGTCAACATCCTCAGTCTGCCGGTCAAACCGGTCGAAATCGATTTGACGAACCATGTCGTCTTCAAAGGTGTCCGGGTTCAAGGCATCACGGGTCGGAAGATGTACGAGACATGGAGCCAGGTTTCTGCTTTCTTATCGAGCGGAAAAGTCGATGTCCGACCGTTAATTACACACACGTTGCCGCTAGAGCGGTTCGAAGAAGGATTTGAATTGATGCGTCAAGGGAAATGCGGGAAAGTCGTATTACAACCAAGGGGGACGAATTAA
- a CDS encoding glycine C-acetyltransferase encodes MGFEHLRTELEEMKQAGTFRNLVALESAQHNRVTINGKELIQLSSNNYLGLAAHPRLAEQAAEAARTFGAGTGSVRTIAGTLDMHQAFERELATFKHTEAALVFQSGFATNLGVLSALLGPEDVVISDELNHASIIDGIRLTKAKRRIYKHVDLADLEAALQETQDARTRLIVTDGVFSMDGNIAPLPEIVELAERYDALVMVDDAHASGVLGKAGRGTVNHFGLDGRVALQVGTLSKAIGVLGGYVACEQHVKDYLIHKGRPFLFSTSHPPAVVEANREALRVMEEETVLFERLWENTEFFKQGLRDLGFDIGTSTTPITPVIVGDEARCHELSDRLRQEGVFAQGIAFPTVAKGKARVRTIVTAEHTREDLTTALAAFEKVGRELNLIG; translated from the coding sequence ATGGGATTTGAACACTTACGGACAGAACTAGAAGAGATGAAACAGGCGGGCACGTTCCGCAACCTCGTAGCACTTGAGAGCGCGCAACATAACCGCGTGACGATCAATGGTAAGGAACTCATTCAACTGTCGTCGAACAACTACCTCGGACTCGCCGCACATCCACGTCTTGCTGAACAAGCAGCGGAAGCAGCGCGCACGTTCGGTGCTGGAACAGGATCGGTTCGGACGATTGCCGGGACACTCGATATGCACCAAGCATTCGAACGGGAACTTGCGACATTCAAGCACACGGAAGCAGCACTCGTCTTCCAGTCTGGATTCGCCACGAATTTAGGTGTCTTATCGGCACTGCTCGGTCCGGAAGACGTCGTCATCTCGGATGAGTTGAACCACGCTTCGATCATCGACGGGATTCGTCTGACGAAAGCGAAACGCCGGATCTATAAACACGTCGACTTGGCGGATCTTGAAGCGGCCTTACAAGAAACACAAGACGCGCGGACGCGCCTTATCGTCACGGACGGTGTCTTCTCGATGGACGGAAACATCGCACCACTTCCAGAAATCGTTGAATTAGCCGAGCGTTATGACGCACTCGTCATGGTCGATGACGCTCATGCGTCAGGTGTGCTTGGGAAAGCGGGACGCGGTACGGTCAATCACTTCGGTCTTGACGGACGTGTTGCTCTTCAAGTTGGTACGCTCTCAAAAGCCATCGGTGTCCTTGGCGGATACGTCGCGTGTGAACAGCACGTCAAAGATTATCTGATCCATAAAGGACGTCCGTTCTTGTTCTCGACATCACATCCACCAGCGGTCGTCGAAGCGAACCGCGAAGCACTCCGCGTTATGGAAGAAGAAACGGTACTTTTCGAACGTCTGTGGGAAAACACGGAATTCTTCAAACAAGGACTCCGGGATCTTGGATTCGACATCGGCACGTCGACGACTCCGATCACACCGGTCATCGTCGGGGATGAAGCACGTTGCCACGAATTGTCGGATCGCCTCCGTCAAGAAGGTGTCTTCGCTCAAGGCATCGCCTTCCCGACGGTCGCAAAAGGAAAAGCACGTGTCCGGACGATCGTGACGGCGGAACATACGCGTGAAGATTTAACGACGGCTCTTGCAGCGTTCGAAAAAGTCGGTCGTGAATTAAACTTGATCGGTTGA
- a CDS encoding alpha/beta hydrolase encodes MMSTKKKGILLSFLMLTLLLGGCIRIQYDATIHTDQSVTLKTTYAAKEHPVARLLNLNPNWNSYVKQAEKNGYAAKTFKTKDDYEGIRMQKTFANFKDMTSIKEEWKTGIGGILIPPDTKFDMKKSDGFWFDTYRLDTNIDLSIDRLNIKGYQPTGQVKKLADRYIRQADIEIKLHGPKVIGLQNGEKIDWSNYHDVSWKLYGTKANQLQLIAYVPNPTGWIITGIVLLIGVGLLLYWVFHRVRRLRRQQLKTISISLLVCLIVGGGAWWVFAEDTSSAPPPTRQIVTQGKSEIVPTFLVHGLFGTERTFVPMIQNFTNKKVADDGGRCDVTRSGKATCSVTPSPTGYPLVRIVFADDEASLADQQKWLNAAIAAYDAKQKVTFSDIQLVGHSMGGVDVVAYTVQEEMPYHVRKVVTLDSPIAGSDYAKLGLTLAPLGTNTNSPAIRDLAKGSPAMNNLTKRLETWPRDVLVYSFGAKGGDFNMISLKSSFALENYTDNIQTKSYKYDHFTIHRREPVFREIRNFLFKENRVTEEESS; translated from the coding sequence CTGATGAGTACGAAGAAGAAAGGGATTTTGCTCTCATTTTTGATGCTGACGCTGCTCCTTGGGGGGTGTATTCGCATCCAATATGATGCGACGATTCATACCGATCAGAGTGTCACCTTAAAAACGACATATGCCGCAAAGGAACACCCAGTAGCGCGTTTACTGAACCTAAATCCGAATTGGAATAGTTATGTCAAACAGGCAGAAAAGAACGGCTATGCGGCGAAAACGTTCAAGACGAAGGATGACTATGAAGGGATCCGGATGCAGAAGACATTCGCGAACTTCAAGGACATGACGTCGATCAAGGAGGAATGGAAGACAGGTATCGGAGGGATTCTCATTCCACCTGATACGAAGTTCGACATGAAAAAATCGGACGGATTTTGGTTCGATACGTATCGACTGGATACGAACATCGATCTCAGTATCGATCGTTTGAATATCAAAGGCTATCAACCGACGGGACAGGTTAAGAAACTCGCCGACCGGTATATCCGTCAAGCCGATATCGAGATCAAACTCCACGGTCCGAAAGTGATCGGTCTCCAAAACGGAGAAAAGATCGACTGGTCGAATTATCATGATGTGTCATGGAAATTATACGGAACGAAAGCCAACCAGCTACAGTTGATTGCGTATGTACCGAATCCGACAGGTTGGATCATTACGGGTATCGTGTTATTAATCGGTGTCGGATTATTGCTCTACTGGGTCTTTCACCGTGTCCGCCGTTTGCGCCGGCAACAGTTGAAGACGATTAGTATCTCGCTCCTCGTCTGTTTGATCGTTGGGGGAGGCGCGTGGTGGGTGTTCGCGGAGGATACGTCGAGTGCGCCGCCACCAACGCGTCAGATCGTCACACAAGGAAAGAGTGAAATCGTACCGACGTTCCTCGTCCACGGGCTATTCGGGACGGAGCGGACGTTCGTGCCGATGATTCAAAACTTCACGAATAAAAAAGTCGCCGATGATGGTGGTCGATGTGACGTGACTCGTTCCGGAAAAGCGACTTGTAGCGTCACACCCTCGCCGACCGGCTACCCGCTTGTCCGAATCGTCTTTGCAGACGACGAGGCGAGCCTTGCCGATCAACAAAAGTGGTTGAATGCAGCGATTGCTGCGTATGATGCGAAACAAAAAGTGACCTTTTCCGATATCCAGCTCGTCGGTCACAGCATGGGTGGTGTGGATGTCGTCGCCTATACGGTCCAAGAAGAGATGCCGTATCACGTCCGAAAAGTCGTGACGCTCGACTCACCGATCGCCGGTTCCGATTACGCAAAACTCGGGTTGACGCTCGCACCGCTTGGCACGAATACGAACAGTCCCGCCATTCGTGATCTCGCGAAGGGCTCACCAGCGATGAACAATTTAACTAAGCGGCTCGAGACATGGCCACGCGATGTACTCGTCTATTCGTTTGGTGCCAAAGGAGGCGATTTCAATATGATTTCGTTAAAGAGTTCCTTTGCACTCGAGAACTACACGGATAATATCCAGACAAAATCGTATAAATATGATCACTTCACGATTCATCGCCGGGAGCCGGTCTTCCGCGAAATCCGCAATTTCCTATTTAAAGAAAATCGGGTCACGGAGGAGGAATCATCATGA
- a CDS encoding phytoene desaturase family protein — protein MKHVVIVGGGIAGLTAAALIAQEGHTVTVLEGSREWGGSAGKFTRRDLTYPVGATLGMGFEPGGIHDRVLNHLGVTYQVESLDVVMTIRIAGRTIHYYQDRAAFLTELTSHFPEQASSIQAFFAEIEQIYEVIRPLMAELPALPLQDPADVRRLVRHAKSVVLLPYFPLTIGHLLRKHELADTLFAQVIDGILLDSMQTGQEASALLGAVALSIYHEGAYYVPGGLYRLAEQLKETAEASGATCLLGRKVTSIRKTSDGFLIEDRRGRLMIADTVICAVPLEGIREVVSMDMRRTLRRTYRRQEKLQQWATFTYYAAIPEALILSDEAFRQVHDTSLTSGHAFISLSRPDDRLRAPVGQRTLTMSCHVPIGTFDKTNRKRYDGQVETMSAIFEAILEQQFPGFSQQAIERHPGGPGAWVRYTFRPDGGVGGYPQRPSTSLLFAAPFRTGVDHFFAIGDTIFPGAGTIGATTSAIHAARQFGVRL, from the coding sequence ATGAAACACGTCGTCATCGTCGGCGGAGGAATTGCAGGTTTAACGGCTGCGGCTCTGATCGCACAAGAAGGACATACTGTTACCGTCCTTGAAGGAAGCCGTGAATGGGGGGGATCAGCCGGGAAGTTCACGCGCCGGGACCTGACGTATCCAGTAGGGGCGACACTCGGAATGGGGTTTGAGCCCGGTGGTATTCACGATCGTGTTCTTAATCATCTTGGAGTGACGTATCAGGTCGAGTCGCTCGACGTCGTCATGACGATTCGCATCGCAGGACGGACGATTCATTATTATCAGGATCGTGCTGCGTTTCTAACCGAATTGACATCACATTTTCCAGAGCAGGCATCGTCGATTCAGGCTTTCTTTGCAGAAATCGAGCAGATTTACGAGGTGATTCGTCCGCTAATGGCAGAACTTCCAGCATTACCACTTCAAGATCCAGCAGACGTCCGGCGGTTAGTCCGACATGCGAAAAGTGTCGTCCTTTTACCGTATTTTCCGCTGACGATTGGTCATCTGTTACGAAAACATGAACTAGCGGATACGTTGTTCGCACAAGTGATCGACGGGATCTTGCTCGACAGCATGCAGACTGGGCAGGAGGCCTCAGCTTTACTAGGAGCCGTCGCCTTATCGATTTATCATGAAGGTGCCTATTATGTTCCGGGCGGCTTGTACCGACTGGCTGAGCAATTGAAAGAGACAGCAGAGGCGAGCGGGGCAACCTGTCTCCTTGGACGGAAAGTCACGTCGATCCGAAAGACATCAGATGGATTTTTGATCGAGGATCGCCGAGGACGCTTGATGATTGCTGATACTGTCATCTGTGCGGTTCCGCTTGAAGGCATCCGAGAAGTCGTCAGCATGGATATGCGACGAACATTACGACGAACGTACCGACGACAGGAAAAATTACAGCAATGGGCGACCTTTACGTATTATGCGGCGATTCCAGAGGCGCTCATTTTGTCTGACGAAGCATTCCGGCAAGTTCATGATACGTCCTTAACTTCAGGTCATGCCTTCATCTCGCTGTCCCGTCCGGATGATCGATTACGTGCACCAGTTGGTCAGCGGACGCTGACGATGTCATGCCATGTTCCGATTGGTACGTTTGATAAGACGAACCGCAAACGTTACGACGGACAAGTCGAGACGATGTCGGCGATCTTCGAAGCCATTCTCGAACAGCAGTTTCCGGGTTTTAGTCAACAGGCAATCGAACGCCATCCGGGTGGACCAGGTGCATGGGTCCGCTATACGTTCCGCCCGGATGGTGGAGTCGGTGGATATCCGCAACGTCCGAGTACGAGTCTCCTATTCGCGGCACCGTTTCGAACAGGTGTCGATCATTTCTTTGCAATCGGCGATACCATCTTTCCGGGTGCTGGAACGATCGGTGCGACGACGTCTGCGATCCATGCTGCCCGACAGTTTGGAGTCAGATTGTGA
- a CDS encoding DUF445 domain-containing protein: MSSFEQPKTSTRRLATVSLIFMAVGFVVSLPFKENAWVFWLQSGFEAGLVGGIADWFAITALFRHPLGLKIPHTNLLPKNRERVIESIVHMLETDLLNKESIVAKLQHMTLADRVIKILRSILVLPAFRATVTELLKGLIRKLPKEAILEFANTRVTETIKAYPSKRLAVRAMELNEERRLDEWLMDQLLDYGQRLLEDPIIRDQIGRLAYTAMIDQEKNTFLRVTARTVQKVYSEEKLSLVIQGVLLTVIQDMRHVHHPNRLAILDHLRRNLAQLSIDEERLAKIDAWKASEVDRFDFVPVIERAYDAGLIELERYLTSDAFWTERAMPMLSRALDDWEQHPTFKDSSDQWMKEQLVRFVEQNHQKIGGLVRENLNRFDTETLIHMIEDKVGSDLQWIRVNGALCGFIIGLILGAIKVFVG; this comes from the coding sequence GTGTCATCATTTGAACAACCTAAAACATCGACACGGCGGCTTGCAACCGTTTCGTTGATTTTCATGGCGGTCGGATTCGTCGTCTCATTGCCATTTAAAGAAAATGCGTGGGTCTTTTGGCTCCAGAGTGGTTTTGAAGCCGGACTCGTCGGTGGGATTGCCGACTGGTTCGCGATCACGGCGCTGTTTCGTCACCCGCTTGGATTAAAGATTCCCCATACGAACCTATTGCCGAAAAATCGGGAACGGGTCATCGAATCGATTGTTCATATGCTCGAGACGGATTTACTGAACAAAGAAAGTATCGTTGCGAAGCTGCAACATATGACGCTTGCAGATCGTGTCATCAAAATTTTACGTTCGATTCTGGTCTTACCTGCCTTTCGAGCAACCGTCACCGAGCTGTTGAAGGGTTTGATTCGGAAACTACCGAAAGAGGCAATTCTTGAGTTTGCGAATACACGGGTGACGGAGACGATCAAAGCGTATCCGTCCAAACGGCTGGCGGTCCGGGCGATGGAGTTGAATGAGGAACGTCGACTCGACGAGTGGCTGATGGATCAGTTACTCGATTACGGCCAACGTCTTCTCGAAGATCCGATCATTCGCGATCAGATCGGCCGCCTTGCTTATACGGCAATGATTGACCAAGAAAAGAATACGTTTTTGCGGGTGACGGCGCGAACCGTCCAAAAAGTCTATTCGGAAGAAAAACTCAGTCTGGTCATTCAAGGCGTCTTGTTGACGGTCATTCAAGATATGCGACACGTCCATCATCCAAATCGACTCGCGATTCTCGATCATCTGCGTCGTAACCTGGCACAGTTGTCGATTGATGAAGAGCGTCTCGCGAAAATCGATGCTTGGAAGGCAAGTGAGGTCGACCGGTTTGACTTCGTTCCGGTCATTGAACGTGCCTATGACGCTGGTCTGATCGAGCTCGAACGCTATTTGACGTCAGACGCTTTCTGGACGGAACGGGCGATGCCGATGCTTTCGCGCGCTTTAGACGACTGGGAACAGCATCCGACGTTCAAGGATAGCAGTGATCAGTGGATGAAGGAGCAACTCGTGCGTTTCGTCGAACAAAATCACCAAAAAATCGGCGGACTCGTGCGCGAGAACTTAAATCGGTTCGATACCGAGACACTGATTCATATGATCGAGGATAAGGTCGGCAGTGACTTGCAGTGGATTCGGGTCAACGGGGCATTGTGTGGATTCATCATCGGTTTGATTCTCGGTGCGATCAAGGTGTTCGTCGGATGA
- a CDS encoding DNA-3-methyladenine glycosylase family protein, whose protein sequence is MSRWTYDLTLSEALDFKGIVSRLTEDPLQIEQDGRLVVPVFINDQAYITMMEAIDGYTLRIDGSGPQAAVLTQLNRRFRLSEPNPAQHLKTTSLHAIVEQFGDERLVLDHSPFTALIRSIIHQQINLSFAHTLTERVFRTFGTVKDGIILPPTPRQLAAARREDLLALQLSGRKVDYLLGVATAAIDYDALTSADDAEIAETLIALKGVGPWTVQNVLMFGYGRPDLFPASDIGILRAFERLLGYRPTVEEATRLAEEFAPVRSHAAYLLWRSIE, encoded by the coding sequence ATGAGCCGGTGGACATATGATCTGACGTTGTCGGAAGCATTGGATTTTAAAGGAATCGTATCTCGTTTGACGGAAGACCCGTTACAAATCGAACAGGATGGGCGACTCGTCGTTCCGGTCTTCATCAACGATCAGGCATATATCACGATGATGGAAGCCATCGACGGTTATACGTTACGGATTGACGGTTCAGGACCGCAAGCAGCGGTGCTGACGCAACTCAATCGGCGCTTTCGACTCAGTGAGCCGAATCCTGCGCAGCATCTCAAGACGACGTCGTTACATGCGATCGTCGAACAGTTCGGCGACGAACGGCTCGTTCTTGATCATTCACCGTTCACGGCCTTGATTCGTTCGATCATCCATCAACAAATCAATCTGTCGTTTGCGCATACGTTGACGGAACGTGTCTTTCGGACATTCGGAACGGTCAAGGATGGAATCATCCTACCGCCGACACCGCGCCAACTAGCGGCAGCGCGTCGCGAGGACTTGCTCGCTCTGCAACTATCAGGACGTAAAGTCGATTATCTACTCGGGGTAGCAACAGCAGCGATTGATTATGATGCATTGACGTCAGCCGACGACGCAGAAATCGCTGAGACGTTGATTGCACTGAAAGGCGTTGGACCATGGACGGTCCAAAACGTCCTGATGTTCGGGTACGGTCGTCCGGATTTGTTTCCGGCATCGGACATCGGGATTTTACGGGCTTTCGAACGGTTGCTCGGTTACCGACCGACGGTGGAAGAAGCGACGCGACTGGCGGAGGAATTTGCCCCTGTCCGCAGTCACGCCGCCTATCTATTATGGCGTTCGATTGAATAA
- a CDS encoding RicAFT regulatory complex protein RicA family protein, translating to MWMYTDEQIIEKANEIAKMISETPEVERFKAAEANINGNEKVQKMMKQIKFLQKEAVNCQHYGKTEALARVEAKLDKLFAELDEMPVVQQFQETQEEVNGLLQYITVTISNGITDQIIEATDGDVLAGKTGSGMEAENKSGGCGY from the coding sequence ATGTGGATGTATACAGATGAACAAATCATCGAAAAAGCCAATGAAATCGCCAAAATGATTTCAGAGACACCGGAAGTAGAACGATTCAAAGCGGCAGAAGCCAACATCAATGGGAATGAAAAAGTCCAAAAGATGATGAAACAAATCAAGTTCCTTCAAAAAGAGGCAGTCAACTGCCAGCATTACGGCAAAACAGAAGCACTCGCACGTGTCGAAGCGAAGCTCGATAAATTGTTCGCTGAGCTCGATGAGATGCCTGTCGTCCAACAGTTCCAAGAAACGCAAGAAGAAGTCAACGGACTTCTCCAATACATCACGGTGACGATCTCGAACGGGATTACGGATCAAATCATCGAAGCGACGGACGGAGATGTTCTTGCAGGTAAGACAGGTAGCGGCATGGAAGCAGAAAACAAAAGCGGCGGTTGCGGCTACTAA
- the mutS gene encoding DNA mismatch repair protein MutS, giving the protein MEAVHNTPMMKQYFSIKADYPDAFLFYRLGDFYELFFEDAKKVAHELELTLTVKNGKNAEHPIPMCGVPHHAANGYIEQLIERGYKVALCDQVEDPKLTKGLVKREVIQVITPGTLMSALTEKENRYLVAVVEQDGRFGIARGDVSTGESALTSVATLDGVIKELSIILPREIIVTTEEHETALASLRIPLTRSSRRETHPHGDRAIDTAQAEAFAVLYAYMHDTQKRALTHLQPAIVYEASDFMQLEPNTVKNLELVRSARTGDKKGSLLGLLDVTGTAMGGRMLKRWLEKPLLSERVITERLDAVEELLQHYFERQQLKDTLREVYDLERLVAKVGYGTASARDLVQLKSTLRLIPRIQSALEEMMSERLGQLSLGLDPHDELSDLLDRAFVEAPPISTREGGMIKSGYSPDLDELLVASKDGKTWLATLEANERAATGIKTLKIGYNRVFGYYIEVSRANAKLLPEGRYERKQTLANAERYITPELKEKEALILGAEEKSVTLEYDLFCGVRDEVKGHIESLQRVSRRIAELDVLVALAEIAETHDYVRPITTTGRTVDIQQGRHPVIETVLPRGEYVANGITLNEGREMLLITGPNMSGKSTYMRQFALIALLHQIGSFVPAAQAELPIFDQIFTRIGAADDLVSGQSTFMVEMVETQEALTRATDRSLILLDEIGRGTSTYDGMALAQAIVEHIARHVGAKTLFSTHYHELTVLEESIDRLANVHVRAVEQEGRVVFLHEVRDGKADQSYGIHVARLADLPDSLIERAQVLLSEFEQAEPVPVAAPVKALVQEEPIDQLSLFSEADPLRETMASLDLINMTPLEALNTLYRLQAEARK; this is encoded by the coding sequence ATGGAAGCAGTACACAACACACCGATGATGAAACAATACTTCTCGATCAAGGCGGACTATCCGGACGCTTTCTTGTTTTATCGGCTCGGTGATTTTTATGAATTATTCTTTGAGGATGCCAAAAAGGTCGCCCATGAACTGGAGTTGACGTTGACGGTGAAAAACGGTAAAAACGCGGAGCATCCGATTCCGATGTGTGGCGTACCCCATCACGCAGCGAACGGCTACATCGAACAGTTGATCGAGCGTGGGTATAAAGTGGCGCTTTGTGATCAAGTCGAGGATCCAAAGTTGACGAAAGGACTTGTCAAACGCGAAGTCATCCAAGTCATCACACCGGGAACGTTGATGTCCGCTTTAACGGAAAAAGAAAATCGTTACTTAGTTGCAGTCGTTGAACAGGACGGTCGCTTTGGGATTGCCAGAGGAGATGTCTCGACGGGTGAGAGTGCCTTGACAAGCGTTGCGACACTCGATGGTGTAATCAAAGAATTAAGCATTATCTTGCCACGGGAAATCATCGTCACGACAGAGGAACATGAGACGGCACTTGCGTCCTTACGGATCCCGCTGACGCGCAGTTCACGACGCGAGACACATCCACATGGCGATCGCGCGATTGATACAGCCCAAGCGGAAGCCTTTGCGGTCCTCTATGCCTACATGCACGATACACAAAAACGAGCGTTGACACATCTGCAACCGGCCATTGTCTACGAAGCGAGCGATTTCATGCAACTCGAACCGAATACGGTCAAGAATCTTGAGCTCGTCCGCTCGGCACGGACAGGAGACAAAAAGGGTTCGTTGCTTGGTCTACTTGACGTGACAGGTACAGCGATGGGTGGACGGATGCTGAAACGCTGGCTGGAAAAACCGTTGTTATCGGAGCGCGTCATCACGGAACGGCTCGACGCTGTCGAGGAACTGTTGCAGCACTATTTCGAGCGTCAGCAATTAAAAGATACGTTACGGGAAGTCTATGATCTTGAGCGACTCGTCGCAAAAGTCGGTTACGGAACAGCGTCAGCGCGTGATCTCGTTCAATTGAAGTCGACGTTGCGATTGATTCCCCGTATTCAATCAGCACTTGAAGAGATGATGAGCGAACGTCTCGGTCAACTTAGTCTCGGACTCGATCCACACGACGAATTGAGCGATCTACTCGATCGTGCGTTCGTTGAAGCCCCACCGATCTCAACGAGAGAGGGCGGCATGATCAAGTCCGGTTATTCACCAGACCTCGACGAGTTACTTGTTGCTTCAAAAGACGGTAAGACGTGGTTAGCGACGCTTGAAGCAAATGAACGAGCAGCAACCGGCATCAAAACGTTGAAGATCGGTTACAACCGTGTCTTCGGCTATTACATCGAGGTCTCGCGTGCAAATGCCAAACTGTTACCGGAAGGACGGTATGAACGGAAGCAGACACTCGCTAATGCTGAGCGTTATATCACACCGGAATTGAAGGAAAAAGAAGCGTTGATCCTTGGTGCGGAAGAGAAGAGTGTCACGCTCGAGTACGATCTCTTCTGTGGAGTGCGCGATGAAGTCAAAGGACATATCGAAAGCTTACAACGCGTCAGTCGCCGGATTGCGGAACTCGACGTCCTCGTCGCACTGGCTGAGATTGCCGAAACACACGACTATGTCCGACCAATCACGACGACGGGACGAACGGTTGATATTCAGCAAGGGCGTCACCCGGTCATCGAGACTGTCTTACCGCGCGGCGAATATGTTGCGAACGGGATCACCTTAAACGAAGGACGCGAGATGCTGTTGATCACTGGACCGAACATGTCCGGTAAATCGACCTATATGCGACAGTTCGCCTTGATTGCCTTATTGCATCAAATCGGCTCGTTCGTACCAGCTGCTCAAGCGGAACTGCCGATCTTCGATCAAATCTTCACGCGGATCGGGGCGGCAGATGACCTTGTCAGTGGACAGTCGACATTCATGGTCGAGATGGTCGAGACACAAGAAGCGTTGACGCGCGCGACGGACCGGTCGTTGATCCTGCTAGATGAAATCGGTCGCGGGACCTCGACGTACGACGGGATGGCACTCGCACAAGCGATCGTTGAACACATCGCCCGGCACGTCGGGGCAAAGACGCTATTTTCGACGCATTATCATGAATTGACAGTGCTCGAAGAATCGATTGATCGATTAGCGAACGTTCATGTCCGCGCCGTCGAACAAGAGGGACGCGTCGTCTTCTTGCATGAAGTACGCGACGGAAAAGCCGATCAATCTTACGGAATCCATGTCGCGCGTCTAGCTGATTTACCAGATAGTCTGATTGAGCGGGCGCAAGTCCTCTTGTCCGAGTTCGAGCAGGCTGAGCCTGTTCCGGTCGCAGCACCTGTAAAAGCCCTTGTTCAGGAGGAGCCGATTGATCAACTCAGTCTGTTCTCAGAAGCGGATCCTCTGCGAGAGACGATGGCTAGTCTTGATTTAATTAATATGACGCCACTCGAGGCACTGAATACGCTATACCGTCTACAAGCTGAAGCGAGAAAGTGA